TGTCTTTACAGGTGATATGTTTGTGTTTATGAGCATTGTTTTGCcgttgtaatttttttgcttttttgtaattctttgggctttgctgctttttcccgCTCATTATATGTTGATTTTGATAGTGAAATCTAGTATGAATagtgcaaaaaattaaaacttgtgaaTCTCTTTGCTTGGTAAAAGTTGTACTCCTAAAATATCCGTATAATAGTGTTTCGTTGCTGTGTCAGCGGTTTGTGATAGCTAGCCAAATAGTTTGATCGGTTTTAAACAATGGATCTTGGTTGGTAGAAGTACTTTTGCAGTTTGAATTGTTCATAAGCCGGCATTAAACCGATTTTCGATTTCGATccgaaaaatttttcattttcaaactgATTTGCTCCGGCCATGTTTTTCAACCGCTCAGTGtgtgtgtatttattttttttagttcATATGTTACTGTAACACTTCGCTTTATTGTCTTGTGTAGGACATCTGAGGCGTGTAAATTCACAATATCTCATTTGTGACAGGTGTAATTCAATAAGTTTATTGCACCACAGAGCTCTACTATCGTGCCCTCTCCTTGGCCACGAAAACGGGATTTCAATTCTTTTTGTATGGATTTTCTTTTCACCATCCAGCTACACTAATCTTAGCCAActtattgtttgttgttgttaccaTGGTATTGAAGCGTATTTCtactatcagcttttgattaCCACGTTGGATCAGTCTCCAAGTTTAACTAAAGCACGTatttttttcgtttgttttatAGTTATTTGCTTGTTGGATTTAGTGACAGTGCTAACCACGTGTTAACATCGttcttgcacgttttaaaccCTTGGGCTTTGCTACTTTTCCCGTCGTTGTCTGCTACCTGAATTGTGATTTTTATCTACGTTGTAAcagttagcattttatttttcgttttccCACTGACgttaacgaaaaataaacaatagaatACGAAATAGCGCCCATCGTCTACGCCACAGTTTCCTGGTAgaattgttaattgtttttttatcgTGCTGTATTGtttagcattttgtttttcgttccccacaggcaatgacgaaaaataaacaaaacaatacaatactaACCTGCCTCTCTAAATCACTAATCAGCAACTACGAGACGTCACCAATTGCATGATCTTACTcaaaaacagcaggctgcCATTGGTGacgtaacaagaaaattttaacatgtgttcagttaaaactgctattgTACTGCATGTGGCTCATAAAACTAACGTGATATTGGCGAGCACAAACGGTTATCTTTAGTATCGTAGATCGTACCTTCGTATGGTTGTAGGCTTGTAGCATTGGTCAATGTAGTTTTATCCAAGGCGCGCCTAATGTCCATTCCTGAACCATCACCATGATATTTCAAGAAGGTATATGGCAGAGTTAGAGTATAAAGGTAGGGTATGATCTAAttttgggtctagtgcagaagtgcacaaccatgCAGaagacgtcacaatttgagtggctggggtctagtatacaaatgcatcctgtagttgtgcacttctgcactagacgcCTACtttttatcctcggactgaggaaaagTCCACCAAACTGACGATAAATTGGGCTTATCGCTTGTGCCCAGGTTAGTGAGCTAATCCAGATGGTCAGACTGCCGAGTATGaacgttttcagcaagatcttgggagcaacaaacaatcaaaaatgacaagtgcggTACGCAAAAAATACTCAGATGCAATGGAAGTGCACTCTTAGGAGTGCAATTACACAGTACAATGTACAAAGTTTAacttattcaatctttaaatcaattgaaaatggAGTCcacagaagttctgtccaagtcaAGAAtaagtcattaagtgcaaaataacgcacTAAATTAGCAAACTTTTACCCCAAATTTTTTCCTACATGTATTCTTTTGGCTAATAGCTAACAAAATCTTTGTCACTAAGAACTTTTAACCGCTAGTGTCTATTAGCTAAATTAACTAAATTCTCCCTACTCGGTAGTCGAGTGGTCTGATCATTGGCGTCACAATAAATGCGGCTCATCATCTATGTttgatacccagtggcgctaTATCATTGTTATGCCCTTGAGCAAGGGATTGATGACACTTGCTTTTGTTCAGTGGCCatggtggacagttctaaattcggacaatactatataaaaactCTTACCCATTTTACATTGCATGGTTGCTCTAGAAATTAACCTTAGGTCCAGCAGCGTTTTGCGAGCTTGGTCTGAATATCTTGCGCTGGTCAATCTGCAAAACGTTTTCCTCTATGCCACaaaaaaacacttaaaacGCCTTGAAATGAATAGTATTCGCAAATTCATTCGAACAGCAGCTGACAATTTATGGCGGAGGATTTTAAAATGCCGCATACAACAATTTTGTAACGACAGTAACGccaattattttatgttttgcaaagaTCCGCTAAATTTTTGGTAATGAAGCTGGTGTATATTGTTTCGTTCCTGTATTCATTTCAGTGTTACATTTTGCTACCTATTACATGTATTCTAATAGGTGAAAGCCAAAAGGTTGTTGCATGCAATTATGTAACAAGACCTATGGCCCCAAAAAATTTGGTTCATGGTCCAGTGGGCCCTTTATTCGCTGGTGGTTTTCATGATAGTACcgcaaaaatacacaaaaaaaaacaataacgcACTTATAATTTTCAGGCTTTCACACTAGAGTAGCTATAGTTTAGTCACTAGTAGGCATGgagaaaattacaaattaaccTCTGAAATCTGTACACTATGATTCGTCATCGGACTGTTACTAAGGATACGAGTGATGTGAAAGACGTCACTATTACACCTGCAGAGAAACAACATCTATCAGAAATTCAATCTCTGATACAAGACAGCATGAGGGAAACATTTGCTTTCAATGTTAAATATTCTGTTAAAACTGCCCATTTTcaggtattttaaattattctaTATAATTGATTTCAAATATAAATCATTTCTACATATCTATTGCCATAGGCGCCTACTTTTGATGATATATGCGGGGGACAAAATGTTAACATTATCAAGTTAGAGACTAGGTTTAAAGTAAAttcttttacaaatataagtGAATAGCAAGAATTTCAAGGTTTTAAACTGTCAATCTGCACACCACAACACGCTCTTAAATTAAGCATAGCAAGTAGATTTAGGTCTAAACTGTATTCAATTGGTCATATAAGCCTGGAACATGCTTGCATTGTCTGctttatgatgttttaaatgatcagttgtgacgtcataacaggCATTGATCGTCCCCATTGTTTTGCTAGTACAGTAGTTTTGAAACTGTTTATTAATCGTTTTGGGTAATGCACTTAGTCACATccattaaatgttttaaacctTAAAGTTGCGTTTATCTGATAATCTTAACCTCCAGCATTCATCTGTAAACGAATATTCcagacaaaatcaaaaatgctATGATGTATATCACATGGAATTATAAGGTTAACAGAATTACCCCTCCattaaatttctaaaattttggtATCACATCAGGTGATTTACTACTATATGCCTTATTgctgaattttttaaaactgagtGCCTGAGTTAGGCTAATCCAAGTTAATCTTTTTTTCCAAGACTACGAAATAGTCTGAATCTTCTTGCATATGAGATGGGGATAGCGCTGAACACTTTAGTTGTATTAATCGCAACTACTGGGAACTTTCCtgatttgtttattataaaatttattaaatataaaCATGTAAAAGTTTGGTGTACATGTTGTTAAGTCTAGTGTGTGtgccatactttccattaTTGCGGAACTGTAACTTTTCAATTTACACATTCAGATTCTGGCTGCAATACTTTCGTATATTCTGGTGACATTGGTTTTCAATTTGCTCAAAATTAGTTTACGTTGGCATATTGTCGTACCTTTGACAATTGGATTCTTTTTCGTCTTTTCTTCATTATGGTGTTTTATTGGTATGTAACCTATGAATGGCAGATGTCTAAATTGAATAATTTGATATATATGATACCGGTGTATATGTCGTATATTGTCTATGTATTTAAatggtttaaactttaaaccaTTTAAACTTAAGTATTATCTGcattataggctatataaatatgtatttgtttttaaatgatgTAGAATGCTGAACTTGACAGCAGTTGTGACATAAAGTTACCGCTTCACCATTTGATTCGCTTTTATTGCTTCTTGCTTTAAAGGTGACTTATTTCCGGTTTCTTCAAGTGCAAAGTATATGGAAAACTTGAATTCATGGGAAAATTTCAGCAAAGAGTATAACAACAACCCAGCTCATTTTTGGGTCGCTGTCACCAGTGAAAATGAAGTTGTAGGAACCATTGCTGTAACCATTCCTGTGGACGACAGGTTTGACAGCCCAGATGTTATGAAAATGTGCAGCAATCCTCTTCAGCTACATGTATGATTTTTTGTGACTTAGAAGTAAGGGTGCAGTCATTACAGTGATCAGTTTATGCGGTTTCTATATTTGTCGCTGAATGAATTTAtcagttgttttgtttacaacATATGTCTTAGCTTGTGAAAGCCATATACACAGTGAAATATATGCTGCATTAATATTAGGTCCGTTTAGGCAACATGTAAAACCATTCTCATAGATACCGTAATGCAGCAATTCACCCCTGACTGGAATGACATAATATAATTGTAGCGTAAATACCTGTTTGTAATAagcaaacaattaattatagACCCATGTTTTAGGGTTTTAATTAACTGAAAATAGGACATAAATCTAAAAGCAAATTAAAGGTTAACAGTTATCACAGTACGCATACATTTGACATCACTCAATTCATATGCATCTGCTGATGAGCTATTGGCCACGTAACTGTTTGGTAGTTAACTCAAGACGATGGAGTTCTACACAAACATCTTACTTATAGATGTGATATAATAGAGATATAAAATTCTCAATATAACACTGTTaaagttgatttaattttaaaaattagagTTCATTCGTTTTCGAAGAATAATAAGAGGTTGAAATAGCATGTTGGTGTTGGTCTGTAAGATGACTGCACCCATACGCCTAATTTTTTGTGCTTTAACTCTTCATGACTGCTTAAGctgtaaatattgttttatagactatattattatcaaaataGCAGTGTTTTCGAAATGCTTATGGACACCATTCCAAAGAAAACCATCTTtaacattgcatttatttaGCGAAAATATTTAAGCAACTTGAAACTATTGCCATGCGGTCAACAACCACTGTTTATTTTACAGCACATGACagtgaaaagaaattttcggGGACAAGAAATAGGCTATACTTTGCTGCAGCATGTAATGAAGTTTGCTAaagaacaaagttttaaagaaaactcGGTTGATGGCTTGGTACTCGCAACAGGTTATCCAGTGGCTGTCAAGTTCTATgaaaaaaatggttttaaacATGCAGAAAAATGTTCTTGTTATTATATCGGAGGTTTACTGAAAGTAACTGTTTTCACAATGGCCTATAccttttgatttaattttattttatacttgCCATGTAACGAAATGACTCGAACACCACTAACTAGTCCTAGTACAGCTACACAATGAACAATGGTATAGCTACACTTTTTTCAAGTGCAGTTATAGCATCTTATTTACTATGTGTGCAAACAGTACATCATCACTGCCACATCTTAAATGACTGCCGTAAACACTTTAAACGGAAGTTGTCAAAACTGTAGGATCTTAACTTGCCATAATATTATTGTTATAGCGACTTTTTAAGAACCAAATTTATCTCTATGGTATCACatatttttctacattttATGCAATATGTACCCAAACACTCATGCAACTACATTACTTACACAATTGTATGTGCTggtaatttaaacaaaagagTCAGTAACTTTATGCAGAATGCATAGCATTGTGTTTGCACCCCTGAGTATTGCGCCTTATGCGTTCTTTCCATTAATTGTTTTGCTTGAAGgttgtcactatttcacctaaaaaaattgtatgctcgaagctatttttcagtttattgTTAACCCAACTTACAAGCTATAACGGATTTATTAACCTAAGTCCAACCTAATTTTTTCTTCTCATACAAATCTTACTTTATTTAAACCCAAAATAtcttaaatcaactttttcgaTATCCATTCGC
The Clavelina lepadiformis chromosome 4, kaClaLepa1.1, whole genome shotgun sequence DNA segment above includes these coding regions:
- the LOC143453109 gene encoding uncharacterized protein LOC143453109 isoform X1, whose translation is MIRHRTVTKDTSDVKDVTITPAEKQHLSEIQSLIQDSMRETFAFNVKYSVKTAHFQILAAILSYILVTLVFNLLKISLRWHIVVPLTIGFFFVFSSLWCFIGDLFPVSSSAKYMENLNSWENFSKEYNNNPAHFWVAVTSENEVVGTIAVTIPVDDRFDSPDVMKMCSNPLQLHHMTVKRNFRGQEIGYTLLQHVMKFAKEQSFKENSVDGLVLATGYPVAVKFYEKNGFKHAEKCSCYYIGGLLKVTVFTMAYTF
- the LOC143453109 gene encoding uncharacterized protein LOC143453109 isoform X2; the protein is MIRHRTVTKDTSDVKDVTITPAEKQHLSEIQSLIQDSMRETFAFNVKYSVKTAHFQILAAILSYILVTLVFNLLKISLRWHIVVPLTIGFFFVFSSLWCFIGDLFPVSSSAKYMENLNSWENFSKEYNNNPAHFWVAVTSENEVVGTIAVTIPVDDST